In Parus major isolate Abel unplaced genomic scaffold, Parus_major1.1 Scaffold422, whole genome shotgun sequence, a single window of DNA contains:
- the LOC107199071 gene encoding erythroblast NAD(P)(+)--arginine ADP-ribosyltransferase-like codes for MALLALLALPVATVATVAGAVGVEPLHWVPDAFDDRYRGCGDAMSAILETLSDAELQKNQNLSQLWDQATAEWCRRRSRDPSRDPSRDPRPSPLSPAQAIALLALTMEEPSAGFHAATRRAGISGREYRDGFHFKALHFLLSEALRRLWDPRRCHRGFRGFRGVWLDAWPGRAVRFGQFMVTSLSPEVAQGQGNVTLLQVNTCHGAIIQNFSYNPGEQQLLVPPFETFRVTEVTREGKSVRIHLNSSGTFSKYNCEWLRGDSVGTPGTQPGVGTGTHATTTTVTPLTAVATLGTGTTGVTITVPMVTMAIVATVTR; via the exons atggccctgctggccctgctggccctgcccgTGGCCACCGTGGCCACCGTGGCCGGTGCTGTGGGTGTGGAGCCCCTGCACTGGGTCCCGGACGCGTTCGATGATCGGTACCGGGGCTGTGGCGATGCCATGAGCGCCATCCTGGAGACCCTGAGCGATGCTGAGCTCCAGAAAAACCAGAacctgtcccagctctgggaccAGGCCACGGCCGAGTGGTGCCGCCGCAGGTCCCGAGACCCCTCCCGAGACCCCTCCCGAGACCCCCGCCCGTCCCCTCTGAGCCCGGCCCAGGCCATCGCTCTCCTGGCCCTCACCATGGAGGAGCCCAGCGCGGGGTTCCACGCGGCCACGCGCCGCGCCGGGATCTCCGGCCGGGAATATCGCGATGGATTCCACTTCAAAGCTCTGCATTTCCTGCTCAGCGAGGCCCTGCGGAGGCTGTGGGACCCCCGGCGCTGCCACCGGGGGTTCCGGGGGTTCAGGGGTGTCTGGTTGGACGCCTGGCCCGGCCGCGCCGTCAGGTTTGGTCAGTTCATGGTGACATCGCTGAGCCCGGAGGTGGCCCAGGGTCAGGGGAACGTCACCTTGCTCCAGGTGAACACCTGCCATGGAGCCATCATCCAGAACTTCTCCTACAACCCcggtgagcagcagctgctggtgccgCCCTTCGAGACCTTCAGGGTCACCGAAGTCACCCGGGAAGGGAAATCGGTGCGGATCCACCTCAACTCCAGCGGGACCTTCAGCAAGTACAACTGCGAGTGGCTGCGAGGTGACAGcgtggggacaccagggacacagcctggggtggggacagggacccat GCCACCACGACCACTGTGACCCCTCTGACCGCTGTGGCCACCCTGGGCACTGGGACCACTGGGGTCACCATCACTGTCCCCATGGTCACCATGGCCATTGTGGCCACCGTGACCCGTTAG